Proteins encoded by one window of Porphyrobacter sp. YT40:
- a CDS encoding lytic transglycosylase domain-containing protein, whose protein sequence is MRLRWATIAAAVTGWAFVVPAHAQMEAAPEATVHEIRSDGFRVAEGANGFQLVEHGIWRQSLAASSGAPVLEAGRTYLPYRYAKPEGTGPSGFRRASYLPHVYAAEAQYSLPIGLLDALVWTESRYNPLAISKAGAAGLGQLMPGTARDLGVPNRFDPAANLFGAAKYLRQMLDKFGVVHLALAAYNAGPGAVERAGGIPRNGETPAYVRDVLRHWRF, encoded by the coding sequence ATGAGACTGAGATGGGCAACGATCGCAGCGGCGGTGACGGGATGGGCGTTCGTCGTCCCGGCTCACGCGCAAATGGAGGCTGCCCCTGAGGCCACTGTACACGAGATCCGATCTGACGGCTTCCGTGTGGCCGAGGGAGCGAACGGTTTCCAACTGGTCGAACATGGGATCTGGCGACAGTCCCTGGCAGCTTCGTCCGGCGCTCCGGTTCTCGAAGCGGGCAGGACCTACCTCCCCTATCGCTATGCGAAGCCCGAAGGCACCGGCCCATCGGGCTTTCGACGGGCAAGCTACCTTCCCCATGTCTATGCAGCGGAGGCTCAATACTCGCTGCCAATTGGCCTTCTCGACGCCCTGGTATGGACGGAATCGCGGTATAACCCCCTGGCGATCAGCAAGGCTGGTGCCGCTGGCCTGGGTCAGTTGATGCCGGGGACCGCGCGCGACCTTGGCGTGCCAAATCGCTTCGATCCCGCAGCGAACCTCTTCGGCGCGGCGAAGTATCTGCGTCAGATGCTCGACAAGTTCGGGGTAGTGCATCTGGCCCTCGCCGCTTACAATGCAGGCCCTGGCGCCGTCGAGCGAGCGGGCGGTATCCCACGCAATGGCGAGACACCGGCCTATGTGCGCGATGTGCTGCGTCATTGGCGCTTCTGA
- a CDS encoding DUF5818 domain-containing protein — translation MIRTTKTDEVWIVESEEDAADLIGSKVIVDGVVAGIDRLRADWIGADSQPS, via the coding sequence ATGATCCGGACCACGAAAACAGACGAGGTCTGGATTGTCGAAAGCGAGGAAGATGCCGCCGATCTCATCGGCTCGAAGGTGATCGTCGATGGCGTCGTTGCAGGGATCGATCGCCTACGCGCCGACTGGATTGGCGCGGACAGTCAGCCTTCCTGA
- a CDS encoding three-Cys-motif partner protein TcmP produces the protein MTNQKFFEERTDQSEVKARIVNKYFSTWAQVVMPTVAKRGEKIAYMDLYAGPGRYRDGAASTPLLVLQTAINHPQMSQMLTSYFNDGKKDNVSTLQTEIDKLPGIDKLKHKPVVTCGEVDDDAATYFNETRLVPSFSFVDPFGYKGLSLRIVQGVIKDWGCDCVFFFNYNRINAGINNPGVKKHMDALFGEERADALRARLSGLTPELREAAILEELANEIQSLGGKYVLPFTFRNSEGTRTSHKLIFVSKHFKGYEIMKDIMAAESSTLDEGVPSLTYSPADASMPLLFSLAQPMSKLKEMLLEDFAGQTLSLTEIYERHSVGKPYIRKNYREALSALEAADRVSAYSTKGTRRKGTYPDHVKIQFKEGG, from the coding sequence ATGACGAACCAGAAGTTCTTCGAAGAGCGGACTGACCAGTCTGAGGTCAAAGCCCGCATCGTGAACAAGTACTTCTCCACCTGGGCGCAGGTCGTCATGCCAACGGTAGCGAAGCGAGGCGAGAAGATCGCGTACATGGATCTCTATGCAGGCCCAGGCCGCTACAGAGACGGCGCTGCCTCTACACCCCTGCTCGTGCTGCAAACGGCCATCAATCATCCGCAGATGTCGCAGATGCTGACCTCGTATTTCAACGACGGAAAGAAAGATAACGTCTCAACACTTCAGACAGAAATCGACAAGCTGCCGGGCATCGACAAGCTCAAGCACAAGCCTGTCGTCACGTGCGGAGAGGTTGATGATGATGCCGCCACCTATTTCAACGAAACACGGCTTGTCCCGTCGTTCTCGTTCGTCGATCCTTTCGGATACAAGGGCCTGTCGTTGCGGATTGTCCAAGGTGTCATTAAAGACTGGGGCTGCGACTGTGTCTTTTTCTTCAACTACAATCGGATCAACGCGGGCATCAACAATCCCGGCGTGAAGAAGCATATGGATGCACTGTTCGGAGAGGAGCGTGCGGATGCTCTAAGGGCAAGGTTGTCCGGTTTGACGCCAGAGTTGCGAGAAGCTGCCATCCTGGAAGAGCTAGCCAACGAAATTCAGTCACTCGGAGGCAAGTATGTGCTGCCATTCACATTCCGGAACAGCGAGGGCACGCGGACCTCGCACAAGCTGATTTTCGTCTCAAAGCACTTCAAGGGCTATGAGATTATGAAGGATATCATGGCTGCGGAAAGCTCAACGCTAGACGAAGGCGTTCCGTCGCTCACCTATTCCCCGGCTGATGCCTCAATGCCGCTCTTGTTTTCTCTTGCCCAACCGATGTCGAAGCTGAAGGAAATGCTGCTGGAAGATTTTGCAGGACAGACGCTTTCGCTCACGGAAATCTATGAGCGGCACAGCGTCGGCAAGCCATACATCCGAAAGAATTATCGCGAGGCGCTAAGTGCTTTGGAGGCTGCAGACAGGGTATCGGCGTATTCGACGAAAGGGACACGTCGTAAAGGCACTTACCCCGACCATGTGAAGATCCAGTTCAAGGAAGGGGGCTGA
- a CDS encoding phage Gp37/Gp68 family protein, protein MATNSSIEWTEATWNPVVGCDVISPGCTNCYAMRMARRLEAMGQPKYAGTTRMSGRRPKWNGVVRVDDESLKLPATWRTGRMIFVNSMSDLFHDEVPLEFVQRVFETMAATPQHSYQILTKRAERLEELAPKLDWPDNVWMGVSVENADYLYRIDHLRRTEGAIKFLSLEPLLGPLENMNLQGIDWVIAGGESGPGARPMDPSWVRSIRDQCQSADVAFHFKQWGGVNKKKTGRTLDGQTWDEFPKEPLRSEAALVAVSF, encoded by the coding sequence ATGGCAACGAATTCATCGATCGAGTGGACTGAGGCCACATGGAACCCAGTTGTAGGCTGCGATGTGATCTCACCAGGCTGCACAAACTGCTACGCCATGCGGATGGCGCGACGGCTCGAAGCCATGGGCCAGCCGAAATACGCTGGCACCACTCGCATGTCTGGCCGTCGGCCGAAGTGGAACGGCGTCGTTCGTGTAGACGACGAAAGCCTGAAATTGCCAGCGACGTGGCGGACAGGTCGCATGATCTTCGTCAACTCAATGTCAGACCTGTTCCACGACGAAGTGCCGCTCGAATTTGTCCAACGCGTTTTCGAAACGATGGCAGCAACGCCGCAGCACAGTTATCAGATTCTGACAAAGCGCGCGGAGCGGCTTGAAGAGCTCGCTCCCAAGTTGGATTGGCCGGACAATGTCTGGATGGGGGTCAGCGTCGAAAATGCAGACTATCTTTATCGCATCGACCACCTTCGCCGGACCGAGGGGGCAATCAAGTTTCTGAGCTTAGAGCCCCTGCTTGGACCGCTCGAAAATATGAACCTCCAGGGCATCGACTGGGTCATCGCGGGGGGTGAGAGCGGCCCAGGCGCAAGACCGATGGACCCAAGCTGGGTGCGATCGATACGCGACCAGTGCCAGTCCGCCGATGTGGCCTTCCATTTCAAACAATGGGGTGGCGTCAACAAGAAGAAGACTGGCCGGACGCTCGATGGCCAAACGTGGGACGAGTTCCCCAAGGAGCCTCTACGCAGTGAGGCCGCCTTAGTGGCGGTGTCCTTCTAG
- a CDS encoding helix-turn-helix transcriptional regulator: MADPDNSCELVYGSGNVFADFGVPDAGLRQLRAILAAEIIKALDAEGLSVREAGERTGVAAADFSRIRQVRLDRFTIDRLLRILDRLDRDVRVEIAVTPRASG, from the coding sequence ATGGCTGACCCAGACAATTCATGCGAGCTGGTGTACGGCTCGGGCAATGTCTTCGCCGATTTCGGCGTGCCCGATGCGGGCTTGCGCCAGCTGCGCGCGATCCTCGCCGCCGAAATCATCAAGGCGCTCGATGCCGAAGGGCTGAGCGTGCGCGAGGCCGGGGAGCGCACCGGCGTGGCGGCGGCGGATTTCTCGCGCATTCGTCAGGTCAGGCTCGACCGCTTCACCATCGACCGGCTGCTGCGGATTCTCGACCGGCTCGATCGGGATGTCCGGGTGGAGATTGCGGTGACGCCGCGCGCATCCGGCTAG
- a CDS encoding type IV toxin-antitoxin system AbiEi family antitoxin, with translation MRSDHKLNRLQQELPEGLLADAAWMEAHGYSSSLRSQYVRAGWLTSPARRVYRRARTPLTWQQTIVSLQSVLDLPLTVGGRTALEQQGYAHYLSASMREVHLYGPKRPPTWLASLPLDVVFHWHNSLRLFPGDADAPPEPSPVMAGAAGQTLPLRYSSKERAVLEMLDELPGHESFHQVDALMEGMSDLSPRRLQTLLESCTSVKVKRLFLFFADRHRHAWRSRLDTSRLDLGAGKRVLVKDGRLNPRYQITVPADLEAH, from the coding sequence ATGCGTTCCGATCATAAGTTAAACCGCCTCCAGCAGGAACTCCCCGAGGGACTCCTTGCCGATGCGGCATGGATGGAAGCCCACGGCTATTCATCATCCCTGCGCAGCCAGTATGTTCGCGCCGGTTGGCTCACCAGTCCCGCGCGGCGCGTCTATCGCCGCGCGCGCACCCCGCTGACATGGCAGCAGACCATTGTCTCGCTCCAGTCCGTTCTCGACCTGCCCCTGACCGTGGGCGGGCGCACCGCGCTCGAACAGCAGGGCTATGCCCATTACCTGTCGGCTTCGATGCGCGAAGTTCACCTCTACGGGCCGAAGCGCCCGCCAACCTGGCTTGCCAGCTTGCCGCTCGATGTCGTTTTCCACTGGCACAACAGCCTACGGCTGTTTCCCGGCGATGCCGATGCGCCGCCCGAGCCCAGCCCTGTCATGGCGGGCGCCGCTGGCCAGACCTTGCCTCTACGCTATTCCAGCAAGGAGCGTGCGGTTCTCGAAATGCTCGACGAACTCCCCGGGCACGAGAGTTTCCATCAGGTCGATGCCCTGATGGAAGGCATGAGCGACTTGAGCCCGCGCCGCCTTCAAACACTTCTTGAATCCTGCACCAGCGTCAAGGTGAAGCGGCTCTTCCTGTTCTTCGCCGACCGCCACCGCCATGCGTGGCGCTCGCGTCTCGATACCTCGCGCCTCGATCTTGGCGCGGGCAAGCGCGTCCTCGTCAAAGACGGCAGGCTGAACCCGCGCTACCAGATCACCGTTCCCGCCGATCTCGAGGCGCACTGA
- a CDS encoding nucleotidyl transferase AbiEii/AbiGii toxin family protein encodes MAFLDNYRQQVALLIRVLPFVAEERVFALKGGTAINLFVRDLPRLSVDIDLTYLPVEDRAASLAATDAAMLRIEKRIEKGIRGARVHASRSAGENIVTKLIVRAGDVQIKIEVTPVLRGTVYDPVVTGVTPAVEDAFGFAEIQVVSFADLYAGKIVAALDRQHPRDLFDVRELLANERVTDALRRAFLVYLASHNRPMAEILAPARKPLYDEFTRGFAGMTQEPVELAELEAAREAIIVAMVVDMPEEHRRFLRSFKRGEPDWDLLGIAEAQNLPAVLWKQRNLDSLSVGKRRELAEALEKVLFP; translated from the coding sequence ATGGCTTTTCTCGACAACTACCGGCAACAGGTCGCCCTTCTCATCCGCGTTCTCCCGTTCGTTGCTGAGGAAAGAGTCTTTGCCCTCAAGGGCGGCACAGCGATCAACCTGTTCGTGCGCGACCTGCCACGCCTCTCGGTCGACATCGACCTCACCTATCTGCCGGTCGAGGATCGCGCCGCCTCGCTCGCCGCGACCGACGCCGCCATGCTGCGCATCGAGAAGCGGATCGAGAAGGGCATACGCGGTGCGCGGGTCCATGCCTCACGCTCGGCCGGCGAGAACATCGTCACCAAGTTGATCGTCCGCGCAGGGGACGTGCAAATCAAGATCGAGGTGACCCCCGTACTGCGCGGCACCGTTTATGATCCCGTCGTCACCGGCGTGACGCCCGCCGTCGAAGATGCCTTCGGCTTCGCCGAGATTCAGGTCGTGTCCTTCGCCGACCTCTACGCGGGCAAGATCGTGGCGGCGCTCGACCGCCAGCATCCCCGCGATCTTTTCGATGTGCGCGAGCTCCTGGCCAACGAACGTGTCACGGACGCGCTGCGCCGCGCCTTCCTTGTCTACCTCGCCAGCCACAACCGCCCGATGGCGGAAATCCTCGCCCCGGCGCGCAAGCCGCTGTACGATGAGTTCACGCGTGGCTTTGCCGGAATGACGCAGGAGCCGGTCGAGCTTGCCGAGCTTGAAGCCGCGCGAGAGGCGATCATCGTCGCGATGGTCGTCGACATGCCGGAGGAGCACAGACGCTTTCTTCGCAGCTTCAAACGGGGAGAGCCTGACTGGGATCTGCTGGGCATCGCCGAAGCGCAGAACCTGCCCGCGGTCCTGTGGAAACAGCGCAACCTCGACAGCCTCTCCGTCGGCAAGCGGCGCGAACTGGCCGAAGCGCTGGAGAAGGTGCTGTTTCCGTGA
- a CDS encoding site-specific integrase gives MANKVGLTDARIAGLKAPVTGQIELADRIVTGLRLRMGASGIKTYILRKRVQGKWLNVTIGRHSPSFTLANARRKARDLLVDVEQGKNIARKPGAKRKGSKGVGTVAELYEIYLSQQIEGKKRSAKEFDRVFRKYIEPELGDRLADSITRSDVSRFVEKIAFERGKETLTMARIVYRHLSTFYTWALTRLEHLPANPCRDAWRPKRSEPRDRVLSDRELAALWQAAVEDGYPFGHLVQMLVLTAQRRGEVLDATCDEFDFKAKVWTVPGDRAKNGKANVVPLSAQALAVVTDIFAAAGIAPDDAHKQSQILLASKVTNTNSVSGLSKAWKRIRASVDEKLGYEAGHFTMHDIRRTVATGLQRLGIPLVVSEAVLNHQSGSAMAGVAGVYHRHQYTNEKREALALWGREVLQIAAKYPPQQDQDG, from the coding sequence ATGGCGAACAAAGTTGGTTTGACGGACGCTCGGATTGCAGGCTTGAAGGCTCCTGTCACCGGGCAAATTGAGCTTGCTGACCGCATCGTGACCGGGCTCCGGCTTCGAATGGGTGCGAGCGGCATCAAGACGTACATCTTGCGTAAGCGCGTTCAAGGCAAATGGTTGAACGTCACGATCGGGCGACATAGCCCGAGCTTCACGCTTGCCAATGCTCGGCGTAAGGCACGGGATCTCCTGGTCGATGTTGAGCAGGGCAAGAACATCGCCAGAAAGCCAGGCGCGAAGAGGAAGGGATCGAAGGGCGTCGGGACGGTCGCTGAGCTCTACGAGATTTATCTGTCTCAGCAGATCGAGGGCAAAAAGCGGAGCGCGAAGGAGTTCGACCGGGTTTTCCGGAAGTACATCGAACCCGAGCTGGGTGACCGTCTCGCGGATTCCATCACTCGAAGCGACGTGAGCCGCTTTGTCGAGAAGATTGCATTCGAGCGGGGCAAGGAAACCCTGACGATGGCGCGCATCGTGTATCGCCATCTTTCGACTTTCTACACTTGGGCACTCACCAGACTCGAGCATTTGCCAGCCAATCCTTGCCGGGACGCATGGCGTCCGAAGCGAAGTGAGCCTCGCGACCGCGTACTCAGCGATCGAGAGCTCGCGGCCCTGTGGCAAGCCGCTGTCGAGGATGGCTATCCGTTTGGTCATCTTGTGCAAATGCTTGTTCTCACAGCCCAGCGCCGGGGAGAGGTGCTCGACGCCACTTGCGACGAGTTCGATTTCAAGGCGAAGGTTTGGACCGTCCCGGGAGACAGAGCGAAAAACGGCAAGGCGAATGTGGTGCCGCTGTCGGCGCAGGCCCTTGCAGTGGTCACCGACATCTTTGCGGCCGCGGGGATCGCCCCTGACGACGCGCACAAGCAATCCCAAATTCTGTTGGCATCCAAGGTCACCAACACGAACAGTGTTAGCGGACTGTCAAAGGCCTGGAAGCGGATTAGGGCAAGCGTGGACGAGAAGCTCGGCTATGAGGCCGGTCATTTCACCATGCACGATATTCGCCGGACGGTGGCAACTGGCCTTCAGCGTCTCGGGATCCCTCTGGTGGTTTCGGAAGCCGTCCTTAATCACCAGTCTGGATCAGCTATGGCTGGTGTGGCGGGAGTCTACCATCGGCACCAGTACACCAACGAAAAGCGCGAGGCGCTTGCGCTATGGGGCAGGGAGGTTTTGCAGATCGCCGCCAAATACCCTCCGCAACAGGATCAGGATGGCTGA
- the ribB gene encoding 3,4-dihydroxy-2-butanone-4-phosphate synthase, which produces MNTSLITRVRDLVTSGTMTKAGLARAAGLHANTLRDCTEESWNPTAETLAKLETFLAANADKPVLATIEEIIDEARNGRMYILVDDEDRENEGDLIIPAQMATPQAINFMATHGRGLICLALTKERVDHLGLTPMSRNNKESMQTAFTISIEAKEGVTTGISAADRARTISVAIDAAKGADDLVTPGHVFPLMARDGGTLVRAGHTEAAVDISRLAGLNPSGVICEIMNEDGTMARLDDLITFARKHDLKIGTIRDLIAYRMRNDHLVERLSERAFTSDYGGQWRMITYRNRIEGNEAYVLQKGHVIPGEPTLARVHPISVFDDVLGAPGPRKRTLQRAMQAIGEHGSGVIVILTGRVGTGEWRPDEELRNIGIGSQILVDLGVSTMVLLSNSRPDLVALEGYGLTITDFHPIPE; this is translated from the coding sequence ATGAACACATCACTCATCACACGCGTTCGCGATCTCGTCACATCTGGCACCATGACCAAGGCCGGGCTCGCCCGCGCCGCCGGGCTGCACGCCAACACCTTGCGTGATTGCACCGAGGAGAGCTGGAACCCGACCGCCGAAACTCTCGCCAAGCTTGAAACCTTTCTGGCGGCTAATGCCGACAAGCCCGTGCTCGCCACGATCGAGGAGATCATCGACGAGGCGCGAAACGGCCGCATGTATATCCTCGTCGACGACGAGGATCGCGAGAACGAGGGCGATCTCATCATCCCCGCGCAGATGGCGACCCCGCAGGCGATCAACTTCATGGCCACGCATGGCCGCGGGCTGATCTGCCTTGCGCTCACCAAGGAGCGCGTCGATCACCTCGGTCTCACCCCGATGAGCCGCAACAACAAGGAATCGATGCAGACCGCCTTCACCATCTCGATCGAGGCGAAGGAAGGCGTCACCACCGGCATCTCGGCGGCGGACCGCGCGCGCACCATCTCGGTCGCGATCGACGCGGCCAAGGGGGCGGACGACCTCGTCACGCCCGGCCACGTCTTCCCGCTGATGGCGCGCGACGGCGGTACGCTGGTGCGCGCCGGGCATACAGAGGCGGCGGTCGATATTTCGCGGCTTGCGGGCCTCAACCCGAGCGGCGTGATCTGCGAGATCATGAACGAGGACGGGACCATGGCCCGGCTCGACGACCTGATCACTTTCGCGCGCAAGCACGATCTCAAGATCGGCACGATCCGCGACCTCATCGCCTACCGGATGCGCAACGATCATCTGGTCGAACGCCTGTCGGAGCGCGCCTTCACCTCGGACTATGGCGGGCAGTGGCGGATGATCACCTATCGCAACCGGATCGAGGGCAACGAGGCCTATGTTCTGCAAAAAGGCCACGTGATCCCCGGCGAGCCCACCCTCGCTCGCGTCCACCCGATTTCGGTGTTCGACGATGTGCTGGGCGCTCCGGGGCCGCGCAAGCGCACGCTCCAGCGCGCGATGCAGGCGATCGGGGAACACGGCTCGGGCGTGATCGTGATCCTTACGGGCCGCGTCGGCACCGGCGAATGGCGCCCCGACGAGGAGCTGCGCAATATCGGCATCGGTTCACAGATCCTTGTCGATCTGGGGGTCAGCACTATGGTGCTGCTGTCGAACAGTCGCCCCGATCTGGTCGCGCTCGAAGGCTATGGCCTGACCATCACCGATTTCCACCCCATTCCGGAGTAA
- the ribH gene encoding 6,7-dimethyl-8-ribityllumazine synthase, producing MADILIVEARFYGHLNDMLIAGARAALEAEGHKVEVLTVPGALEIPGAIALAAEADRYDGFVAIGVVIRGETYHFEIVAGESARAIMALTMDGIAIGNGILTVENEAQALVRADPAQKDKGGEAAKAALALLALQDRFA from the coding sequence ATGGCCGACATCCTTATCGTCGAAGCGCGCTTCTATGGTCACCTTAACGACATGCTGATCGCCGGCGCGCGCGCCGCGCTGGAAGCGGAAGGTCACAAGGTCGAGGTGCTGACCGTCCCCGGCGCGCTGGAAATACCGGGCGCGATCGCGCTCGCTGCCGAAGCCGATCGCTATGATGGCTTCGTCGCCATCGGCGTCGTGATCCGCGGCGAGACCTATCATTTCGAGATCGTCGCGGGCGAAAGCGCGCGCGCGATCATGGCGCTCACGATGGACGGCATCGCCATCGGCAACGGCATTCTCACGGTCGAAAACGAGGCGCAGGCGCTGGTCCGCGCCGACCCCGCACAGAAGGACAAGGGCGGGGAAGCGGCCAAGGCGGCATTGGCGCTGCTGGCACTGCAAGACCGCTTCGCTTGA
- a CDS encoding MarR family winged helix-turn-helix transcriptional regulator has product MGDISHETSRPLDGERPAETAAIINPLADELMAIAVRLRLAATEGGTEGSGTEQSPREPRSAQRPSHSHLALARKAYALRRKRGAIFGNPDLFGEPAWDILLDLFIARAEGKSVSVSSACIGSAAPATTGLRWLGVLADEGLILREPDPEDNRRVMVRLTTAGCTAMERFFDAAEKD; this is encoded by the coding sequence ATGGGCGACATATCACACGAAACTTCACGACCGCTCGATGGTGAACGGCCTGCCGAGACGGCGGCGATCATCAATCCGCTTGCCGACGAGTTGATGGCGATTGCCGTGCGGCTGCGGCTTGCTGCCACCGAGGGGGGCACTGAAGGTTCGGGCACCGAGCAGTCCCCGCGCGAGCCACGCAGCGCGCAGCGCCCCTCGCACAGTCACCTCGCCTTGGCACGCAAGGCCTATGCGCTGCGGCGCAAGCGCGGGGCGATCTTCGGCAATCCCGACCTGTTCGGCGAGCCCGCGTGGGACATCCTGCTCGACCTGTTCATCGCCCGGGCCGAGGGGAAGAGCGTTTCGGTCTCGAGCGCTTGCATCGGATCGGCCGCACCGGCCACCACCGGGCTGCGCTGGCTCGGCGTGCTGGCCGACGAAGGCCTGATCCTGCGCGAACCCGATCCCGAGGACAATCGCCGCGTGATGGTGCGCCTCACCACGGCCGGGTGCACGGCGATGGAACGGTTTTTCGACGCGGCCGAAAAGGACTAG
- the eno gene encoding phosphopyruvate hydratase translates to MTAIIDIHGREILDSRGNPTVEVDVLLDDGSFGRAAVPSGASTGAHEAVELRDGDTARYLGKGVLKAVEAVNTEIRELLTDNFDAEDQRDIDLALIALDDTPNKARLGANAILGTSLAVAKAAANARGLPLYSYLGGVSAHMLPVPMMNIINGGEHADNPIDIQEFMIMPVGADSIAEAVRWGAEVFHTLKKGLHQKGLATSVGDEGGFAPDLASTRAALDFIMESVAKAGFTPGEDIVLALDCAATEFFRNGKYEISGEGLSLTPQEMADYLGKLCADYPIRSIEDGMSEDDFEGWAALTGLLGEKVQLVGDDLFVTNPARLSDGIGRGLANSLLVKVNQIGTLTETLAAVDMAHRARYTCVMSHRSGETEDATIADLAVATNCGQIKTGSLARSDRLAKYNQLIRIEEELGDSAAYAGRACFGARA, encoded by the coding sequence ATGACCGCGATCATCGACATCCACGGCCGCGAAATTCTCGACAGCCGCGGCAATCCGACCGTCGAAGTGGACGTGCTGCTCGATGATGGCAGTTTCGGCCGCGCGGCAGTGCCCTCGGGCGCGTCGACCGGGGCGCACGAGGCGGTGGAACTGCGCGATGGCGATACGGCGCGCTATCTCGGCAAGGGCGTGCTCAAGGCGGTTGAGGCGGTCAACACCGAGATCCGCGAGCTGCTCACCGACAATTTCGATGCCGAGGACCAGCGCGATATCGACTTGGCGCTGATCGCGCTCGACGACACGCCGAACAAGGCGCGACTGGGCGCGAACGCGATCCTCGGCACCTCGCTCGCGGTCGCCAAGGCGGCGGCCAATGCGCGCGGCTTGCCGCTCTATTCCTATCTCGGCGGGGTCTCGGCTCACATGCTCCCCGTGCCGATGATGAACATCATCAACGGCGGCGAGCATGCCGACAATCCGATCGACATTCAGGAATTCATGATCATGCCGGTCGGCGCGGACTCGATTGCCGAAGCGGTGCGCTGGGGCGCTGAAGTGTTTCACACGCTGAAAAAGGGCCTCCACCAGAAGGGCCTCGCGACCAGCGTGGGCGACGAAGGCGGCTTCGCACCCGATCTCGCCAGCACACGCGCCGCGCTCGATTTCATCATGGAGTCGGTCGCCAAGGCCGGCTTCACGCCGGGCGAGGACATCGTGCTGGCGCTGGACTGCGCCGCCACCGAATTCTTCAGGAACGGCAAGTATGAGATCAGCGGCGAGGGCCTGAGCCTTACCCCGCAGGAAATGGCCGATTACCTCGGCAAGCTCTGCGCCGATTACCCGATCCGCTCGATCGAGGACGGCATGAGCGAGGACGATTTCGAGGGCTGGGCCGCGCTGACCGGTCTGCTGGGCGAGAAGGTGCAGCTGGTGGGCGACGACCTGTTCGTCACCAACCCCGCGCGCCTGTCCGACGGCATCGGCCGCGGGCTCGCCAATTCGCTGCTGGTCAAGGTCAACCAGATCGGCACGCTGACCGAAACGCTCGCCGCCGTCGATATGGCGCACCGCGCGCGTTATACCTGCGTGATGAGCCATCGTTCGGGCGAAACCGAGGATGCGACCATCGCCGACCTCGCGGTCGCGACCAACTGCGGCCAGATCAAGACCGGCAGCCTCGCGCGGTCGGACCGGCTTGCCAAGTACAATCAGCTGATCCGCATCGAGGAAGAGCTGGGGGACAGCGCGGCCTATGCCGGGCGGGCCTGCTTCGGCGCGCGCGCCTAG